Proteins encoded by one window of Candidatus Binatia bacterium:
- a CDS encoding cytochrome c: MMQHDRISTTARRVRRGALAAVALLVTSTTPVLADEDHGKHLPPGPIHDRHELMEGVGAEAKKIGAATKAGKPEDAVQPAENIAAALEKFPGMFPAGSESPLSRAKPEVWTNKQKFDELNAESRQAALALAEAAKSGGDLKAASGALFKTCKSCHDQFRVPEEGE; the protein is encoded by the coding sequence ATGATGCAGCACGACCGGATCTCGACAACCGCGCGCCGCGTGCGCCGCGGCGCGCTCGCCGCCGTGGCGTTGCTCGTGACCAGCACGACGCCCGTGCTGGCCGACGAAGACCACGGCAAGCACCTGCCGCCGGGTCCGATCCACGACCGCCACGAGCTCATGGAGGGGGTCGGCGCCGAGGCCAAGAAGATCGGCGCCGCGACCAAGGCCGGCAAGCCGGAGGACGCGGTGCAGCCGGCGGAGAACATCGCCGCCGCGCTCGAGAAGTTCCCCGGCATGTTCCCGGCGGGCAGCGAGTCGCCGCTGTCGCGCGCCAAGCCCGAGGTCTGGACCAACAAGCAGAAATTCGACGAGCTCAACGCCGAGTCCCGTCAGGCGGCGCTGGCGCTCGCCGAGGCCGCGAAGAGCGGCGGTGACCTGAAGGCCGCGAGCGGCGCGCTGTTCAAGACCTGCAAGTCCTGCCACGACCAGTTCCGCGTGCCGGAGGAGGGGGAGTAG
- a CDS encoding creatininase family protein, producing the protein MSDAAGRWREAHRLLEQRIAALPDALRATLAAPPPRLACDPARVRRVVATGIGSSAAHARLLVSLLADCGLAARFLPGSAFVAPPPDDARADALVVFSQGLSPNARLALRDVERWAGVTLVTAVPPGEGEDASSSDAPPSGPLAERRREIARLAERGVAVVRLPAPEEYGTLLRVTGPLVGCAATIRLAQSICAAAGRAPQGLVPATLDVDATCARVAEAPARVAREHAELDVRALGALLLVASGSYVELLENLRAKIVEGALLPAPPAWDVLDVAHGAFQQAYDERATFLALARDDAPGEAELLARLESMLVPERHRLVRLRASLPGALALLEHEALLDALVLRWIAQREIDQARWPGRGADGALYDVGRDDLAHGDQPAAQRASEPADPRAFASPRAAALERLTWPDVEALLASGCRTALLPLGSTEQHGPHLPFATDTLIADAVAERLCARCAGVVRLPTLALGCAREHASFPGTLSLDEETLVAVLRDLARSLAGHGFERLLVFSAHGGNYGVLRTLATRLAGATGALRVEPFTDSERLTRALLAASARFGVAPDAAGQHAGETETSIIAALAPALVRRERLRAGLTGALPPAHEFFYPDLRRHASDGTVGDPRGASAARADAYLDAWVDVLVAAWSLDQKNQK; encoded by the coding sequence ATGAGCGACGCCGCGGGGCGCTGGCGCGAGGCGCATCGCCTGCTCGAGCAGCGCATCGCCGCGCTGCCCGACGCGCTGCGCGCGACGCTCGCCGCGCCGCCGCCGCGCCTCGCCTGCGACCCCGCGCGCGTGCGGCGCGTGGTCGCGACCGGCATCGGCAGCTCGGCGGCGCACGCGCGCTTGCTCGTCTCGCTGCTCGCGGACTGCGGGCTCGCGGCGCGCTTTCTTCCCGGCAGCGCGTTCGTCGCGCCGCCGCCCGACGACGCGCGCGCCGACGCGCTGGTGGTCTTCTCGCAGGGGCTGTCGCCGAACGCGCGACTCGCCCTGCGCGACGTCGAGCGCTGGGCCGGCGTGACGCTGGTCACCGCGGTGCCGCCGGGCGAGGGCGAGGACGCGTCGAGCAGCGACGCGCCGCCGTCCGGTCCGCTCGCCGAGCGCCGACGCGAGATCGCGCGGCTCGCGGAGCGCGGCGTCGCGGTCGTGCGTCTGCCCGCGCCCGAGGAGTACGGCACCCTGCTGCGCGTGACCGGTCCGCTCGTCGGCTGCGCGGCGACGATCCGTCTCGCGCAGTCGATCTGCGCGGCGGCGGGACGAGCCCCGCAAGGACTCGTGCCCGCGACGCTCGACGTCGACGCGACCTGCGCCCGCGTCGCCGAAGCGCCCGCACGCGTCGCGCGCGAGCACGCGGAGCTCGACGTGCGCGCGCTCGGCGCGCTTCTGCTGGTCGCGAGCGGCAGCTACGTCGAGCTGCTCGAGAACCTGCGCGCGAAGATCGTCGAGGGCGCGCTGCTACCGGCGCCGCCCGCGTGGGACGTGCTCGACGTCGCGCACGGCGCGTTCCAGCAGGCGTACGACGAGCGCGCGACCTTCCTCGCGCTCGCGCGCGACGACGCGCCCGGCGAGGCGGAGCTCCTCGCGCGGCTCGAAAGCATGCTCGTGCCCGAGCGCCATCGTCTCGTGCGGCTGCGCGCGTCGCTCCCGGGCGCGCTCGCGCTGCTCGAGCACGAGGCGCTGCTCGACGCGCTCGTCCTGCGCTGGATCGCGCAGCGCGAGATCGATCAGGCGCGCTGGCCCGGACGCGGCGCCGACGGCGCGCTGTACGACGTCGGGCGCGACGATCTCGCGCACGGTGACCAGCCGGCCGCGCAGCGCGCGTCGGAGCCCGCCGATCCGCGTGCGTTCGCGTCGCCGCGCGCGGCGGCGCTCGAGCGCCTGACCTGGCCGGACGTCGAGGCGCTGCTCGCGTCCGGCTGCCGCACGGCGCTCCTGCCGCTCGGCTCGACCGAGCAGCACGGACCGCACCTGCCGTTCGCGACCGACACGCTGATCGCGGACGCGGTCGCCGAGCGTCTGTGCGCGCGCTGCGCCGGCGTCGTGCGCCTGCCGACGCTCGCGCTCGGCTGCGCGCGCGAGCACGCGTCGTTTCCCGGCACGCTGTCGCTCGACGAGGAGACGCTCGTCGCGGTGCTGCGCGACCTCGCGCGCTCGCTCGCGGGGCACGGCTTCGAGCGCCTGCTCGTGTTCTCGGCGCACGGCGGCAACTACGGCGTGCTGCGCACGCTCGCGACGCGCCTCGCCGGCGCGACCGGCGCGCTGCGCGTCGAGCCGTTCACCGACTCCGAGCGCTTGACGCGCGCGCTCCTCGCGGCGAGCGCACGCTTCGGCGTCGCGCCCGACGCCGCGGGACAGCACGCCGGCGAGACCGAGACCTCGATCATCGCCGCACTCGCGCCCGCGCTCGTGCGGCGCGAGCGTCTGCGCGCAGGTCTCACGGGCGCGCTGCCGCCCGCGCACGAGTTCTTCTATCCCGACCTCCGCCGCCACGCGTCCGACGGCACCGTCGGCGATCCGCGCGGAGCGTCGGCGGCGCGCGCCGACGCCTACCTCGACGCCTGGGTCGACGTGCTCGTCGCCGCCTGGTCGCTCGACCAGAAGAACCAGAAGTAA
- a CDS encoding glycosyltransferase, whose protein sequence is MQVLPRPVPRAGGGGVAIDAASPRRASPRASIAIVARDASAARAVARSVASALAQSEPALDVLLVGDERVLRDVAGDDARVRVAPLPAATTLGGALQAALVAARAPYVCVLDAGDELAPDAIARHLASIEAYPPPAATLARAMLDGGAETGGATPTEPEAPTRGRLLHAVLRGAPPPLGACLVRRDHALAAGGFDPTFTACAADDFWLRFASRFAVRGVDAVLLRRAAPGGPAATNDTAPTETTRDGTAGDDAPTDDVVAAELGRALVRAFATVSVDELSAAIADGAWVDPAQARLEIARSLLESGVAEAAPLAQELVQDALRRGGALPDDPAFAALREILPEATRLAPVLVASAAGREPALASRNLPAMRSPAMPPRLTLAVRAAERTRPEVAALLERAAALREHGVDVVLLGERTDRAQELERHGVRVEMLQAELVADELAALLARRPLDALLTAPDATLADAPRRCGVVLLDPELEIDDGARADAAALARLLRARVRTAAREGATTATIQADAAARELLSARARREALAVAARGMTQPGSVTGRLAARAASGDAQREELATVARDAEALAALAPLLHVHAQRILDKLRLTHRVTSGVRALRARLRGDDQRVKTLDTQVLDAFLASAEASARGGSGWLWAIYATDPYSETRGQRSTWIARELARRGHHVVYFYWRWRLADDVLASGDPRVLSVPIDQIPAIQRKLLRTATPGLRKVFLAEFPDVALYERFGLFAAHGFVTIYDCIDDWAEFARVGQAYWYDEAVERYLARNADVVVATHPRLAADLERVAARDVPLVPNGVDLDSLRVVEPARRDGEVVIGYFGHLTPSWFDWELIREAAERRPQWRFEIIGYGQDEGLVVPPNVVLPGMVAHDQLAARAAHWTVAIIPFREGRLTQAVDPVKLYEYLALGLRVVAVGMPHLRDVPGVVVCERDGFEAALETAIATPLDRERVAAFVAESRWSRRVDALLDLVERADASRDVLKALAG, encoded by the coding sequence CTGCAAGTCCTGCCACGACCAGTTCCGCGTGCCGGAGGAGGGGGAGTAGCCATCGACGCCGCTTCCCCGCGGCGAGCGTCGCCGCGCGCGTCGATCGCGATCGTCGCGCGGGACGCGAGCGCTGCGCGCGCGGTTGCGCGCAGCGTCGCGAGCGCGCTCGCGCAGAGCGAGCCCGCGCTCGACGTCCTGCTGGTCGGCGACGAGCGCGTGCTGCGCGACGTCGCGGGCGACGACGCGCGCGTGCGCGTGGCGCCGCTGCCCGCGGCGACGACGCTCGGCGGCGCGCTGCAGGCGGCGCTGGTCGCGGCGCGCGCGCCGTACGTCTGCGTGCTCGACGCGGGTGACGAGCTCGCGCCCGACGCGATCGCGCGGCACCTGGCGAGCATCGAAGCCTACCCGCCGCCCGCGGCGACGCTCGCGCGGGCTATGCTTGACGGCGGGGCGGAGACGGGCGGCGCGACGCCGACCGAACCCGAGGCGCCGACGCGCGGACGCCTGCTGCACGCCGTGCTGCGCGGCGCGCCGCCGCCGCTCGGCGCCTGCCTCGTGCGACGCGACCACGCGCTCGCCGCGGGCGGCTTCGATCCGACCTTCACGGCCTGCGCGGCCGACGACTTCTGGCTGCGCTTCGCGAGCCGCTTCGCGGTGCGCGGCGTCGACGCGGTGCTGCTGCGCCGCGCGGCGCCCGGCGGGCCCGCGGCGACCAACGACACCGCACCGACCGAGACGACGCGCGACGGGACGGCCGGCGACGATGCGCCGACCGACGACGTCGTCGCCGCCGAGCTCGGGCGCGCGCTGGTGCGCGCCTTTGCGACCGTCTCGGTCGACGAGCTGAGCGCCGCGATCGCCGACGGCGCCTGGGTCGACCCGGCGCAGGCACGGCTCGAGATCGCGCGCTCGCTGCTCGAGTCGGGCGTCGCCGAAGCGGCGCCGCTCGCGCAGGAGCTGGTGCAGGACGCGCTGCGCCGCGGCGGCGCGCTACCGGACGATCCGGCGTTCGCGGCGCTGCGCGAGATCCTTCCGGAAGCGACGCGTCTCGCGCCGGTGCTCGTCGCGAGCGCCGCGGGCCGCGAGCCGGCGCTCGCGAGCCGCAATCTGCCCGCGATGCGAAGCCCGGCGATGCCGCCGCGTCTCACGCTCGCGGTGCGCGCCGCCGAGCGGACGCGTCCCGAGGTCGCGGCGCTCCTCGAGCGCGCCGCGGCGCTGCGCGAGCACGGCGTCGACGTCGTCCTGCTCGGCGAGCGCACCGACCGCGCGCAGGAGCTCGAGCGGCACGGCGTACGCGTCGAGATGCTGCAGGCCGAGCTGGTCGCCGACGAGCTCGCGGCGCTGCTCGCACGCCGTCCGCTCGATGCGCTGCTCACCGCGCCCGACGCGACGCTCGCGGACGCCCCGCGGCGCTGCGGCGTCGTGCTCCTCGATCCGGAGCTCGAGATCGACGACGGCGCACGCGCCGACGCCGCCGCGCTCGCGCGCCTGCTGCGCGCGCGCGTGCGCACCGCGGCGCGCGAAGGCGCCACGACGGCCACGATCCAGGCCGACGCCGCGGCGCGAGAGCTGCTCTCGGCACGCGCGAGGCGCGAAGCGCTCGCCGTCGCCGCACGGGGCATGACGCAGCCCGGCAGCGTCACCGGACGCCTCGCGGCGCGCGCCGCCTCGGGCGATGCGCAGCGCGAGGAGCTCGCGACCGTCGCGCGCGACGCCGAGGCGCTCGCCGCGCTCGCGCCGCTCCTGCACGTGCACGCGCAGCGGATCCTCGACAAGCTGCGCCTCACCCACCGCGTCACCTCCGGCGTACGCGCGCTGCGCGCACGGCTGCGCGGCGACGACCAGCGCGTCAAGACGCTCGATACGCAGGTGCTCGATGCGTTTCTCGCCAGCGCCGAGGCCTCCGCGCGCGGCGGATCGGGGTGGCTCTGGGCGATCTACGCGACCGACCCGTACTCCGAGACGCGCGGCCAGCGCTCGACCTGGATCGCGCGCGAGCTCGCGCGCCGCGGCCACCACGTCGTCTACTTCTACTGGCGCTGGCGACTCGCGGACGACGTGCTCGCGTCGGGCGACCCGCGCGTGCTGTCGGTGCCGATCGACCAGATCCCCGCGATCCAGCGCAAGCTGCTGCGCACGGCGACGCCCGGTCTGCGCAAGGTCTTTCTCGCCGAGTTCCCCGACGTCGCGCTGTACGAGCGCTTCGGGCTCTTCGCCGCGCACGGCTTCGTCACGATCTACGACTGCATCGACGACTGGGCGGAGTTCGCGCGCGTCGGGCAGGCGTACTGGTACGACGAGGCGGTCGAGCGCTATCTCGCGCGCAACGCGGACGTCGTGGTCGCGACGCACCCGCGTCTCGCCGCGGACCTCGAGCGTGTCGCCGCGCGCGACGTGCCGCTCGTCCCGAACGGCGTCGACCTCGACTCGCTGCGCGTCGTCGAGCCCGCGCGCCGCGACGGCGAGGTCGTGATCGGCTACTTCGGGCACCTGACGCCGTCGTGGTTCGACTGGGAGCTGATCCGCGAGGCGGCGGAGCGGCGTCCGCAGTGGCGCTTCGAGATCATCGGCTACGGCCAGGACGAGGGCCTGGTCGTGCCGCCGAACGTCGTCCTGCCCGGCATGGTGGCGCACGACCAGCTCGCCGCGCGCGCCGCGCACTGGACGGTCGCGATCATCCCGTTCCGCGAAGGAAGGCTCACGCAGGCGGTCGATCCGGTGAAGCTCTACGAGTACCTGGCGCTCGGGCTGCGCGTGGTCGCGGTCGGGATGCCGCACCTGCGCGACGTGCCGGGCGTCGTCGTCTGCGAGCGCGACGGCTTCGAGGCCGCGCTCGAGACCGCGATCGCGACACCGCTCGATCGCGAGCGCGTCGCGGCCTTCGTCGCGGAAAGCCGCTGGAGCCGGCGCGTCGACGCGCTGCTCGATCTGGTCGAGCGCGCCGACGCGTCGCGTGACGTCCTGAAGGCGCTCGCGGGATGA
- a CDS encoding glycosyltransferase family 4 protein, with product MKILFVYQYCSLGGCETVLRNRLVGFREHGLAPEVVLLKDIGGGEIFRGFTGVTYPCAPDQLERIVERGRFDVVAAIDTPQAYPVLARAGFAGTLVTEVHSNRLDNLQYLQDLPSTGTRLVITPSRYEEELIYREFPWLRGGPIPIRIVPNPIDRSLFRFVPPSVAPRRKLLGWVGRLEPEKNWRHFLEVAAELARTRDDVDFIVLGGFAVTDDVKRDFLATVKALGLIDRVRWVSSLAYEHMPRFYSLLAASGGALVPTSVIEPFGMSVIEAMSCGCPVVASRAGAFEELIEHGRTGITFEVNDTRGAADGVAAVLDDQALRRRIVDAALARIDERWAAGPIAARYLETVRSVVEGAARPRAAV from the coding sequence ATGAAGATCCTCTTCGTCTACCAGTACTGCTCGCTCGGCGGCTGCGAGACGGTGCTGCGCAACCGTCTGGTCGGGTTTCGCGAGCACGGGCTCGCGCCCGAGGTCGTGCTGCTCAAGGACATCGGCGGCGGCGAGATCTTTCGCGGCTTCACGGGCGTCACCTATCCGTGCGCGCCGGATCAGCTCGAGCGCATCGTCGAGCGCGGGCGCTTCGACGTCGTCGCGGCGATCGACACGCCGCAAGCGTATCCCGTGCTCGCGCGGGCGGGCTTCGCGGGCACGCTGGTCACCGAGGTGCACTCGAACCGCCTCGACAACCTGCAGTACCTGCAGGACCTGCCGTCGACCGGCACGCGCCTCGTGATCACGCCGTCGCGCTACGAGGAGGAGCTGATCTACCGCGAGTTCCCGTGGCTGCGCGGTGGGCCGATCCCGATCCGCATCGTGCCGAACCCGATCGACCGCTCGCTGTTCCGCTTCGTGCCGCCGAGCGTCGCGCCGCGCCGCAAGCTGCTCGGCTGGGTCGGGCGCCTCGAGCCGGAGAAGAACTGGCGCCACTTCCTCGAGGTCGCGGCCGAGCTCGCGCGCACGCGCGACGACGTCGACTTCATCGTGCTCGGCGGCTTCGCGGTGACCGACGACGTCAAGCGCGATTTCCTCGCCACCGTGAAGGCGCTCGGGCTGATCGACCGCGTGCGCTGGGTGTCGTCGCTCGCCTACGAGCACATGCCGCGCTTCTACTCGCTGCTCGCCGCGAGCGGCGGCGCGCTCGTGCCGACGTCGGTGATCGAGCCCTTCGGCATGTCGGTGATCGAGGCGATGTCGTGCGGCTGTCCCGTGGTCGCGTCGCGCGCCGGCGCGTTCGAGGAGCTGATCGAGCACGGTCGCACCGGGATCACCTTCGAGGTCAACGACACGCGCGGCGCGGCGGACGGCGTCGCGGCCGTGCTCGACGACCAAGCGCTGCGCCGCCGCATCGTCGACGCGGCGCTCGCGCGCATCGACGAGCGCTGGGCGGCGGGTCCGATCGCGGCGCGCTATCTCGAGACGGTGCGCAGCGTGGTCGAGGGCGCGGCGCGGCCGCGCGCGGCGGTGTGA
- a CDS encoding glycosyltransferase — protein sequence MSTTERSVTVLVTTGNDGPFLAAAVDSALAQPEAAEVLVLDDGSVDDGPAVLARLSDPRVRIVCQPRYGVAHLLNLGLALARTSHVVLLAARDVLHSGCVAALLAALEREPDALAVLVAARRRDPSGAELGESAPAPDPSLRAVLASDVPPLSGVLLDRARALAAGGIDPSLRHAYAQDLWLRLALHGRAVVVPERLVDVTVRGGPVSSADARAEEIERARVLLRALSGTRLEELLVRLAPRDLPAPEAEAAACLELARVVVRGGVRAALGVAAELVARACALGATVADDAELAPLRALHPGLATPRALDAGAAGHTHAPAPGVASAVAAPARPDAQDAATGGLRIALEVATLDRGGLETVVHDLALALRDAGHVPTVLCTEGGGARAEQLRARGVEVVVLRGPDREAELARVLATRGVELVNAHFSTFGSRVAARLGIPVVSTLHNAYAWLGAGVLDAIRATDEVIDGYVAVSQSVAEFCAERFALERERIVVIRNCVTPRPASSEDRSAARRALGIGDDAQLLVQVGRLDPIKCQLALVEALRLLASERPRVVAWLVGGVGNPAYAHRIEARIAAAGLADRVTLAGERDDVARILAAADVFVMPSVLEGLSLAAIEAMAAGVPAVLTRTGDAAFLLGEGGARGDAAVLPGALVDGPAFPVHVDSEALNALAASEEPPHARDLARAIAEVLDDLPRRSARARERAAELAQELSHERWLAAHVELFERVATSGAAHRQRALATVARRCIEQVEEERRAGRALEGTLDALARMLLNAVANERAAALVQRTRTDLATARFALADTFSLLARALDKLRIGHRIRTALEGFARRSRGDAAR from the coding sequence ATGAGCACGACCGAGCGCAGCGTCACGGTGCTCGTCACCACGGGCAACGACGGCCCGTTCCTCGCGGCGGCCGTCGACTCGGCGCTCGCGCAGCCCGAGGCCGCCGAGGTGCTGGTGCTCGACGACGGTTCGGTCGACGACGGCCCGGCCGTGCTGGCGCGGCTCTCCGATCCGCGTGTGCGGATCGTCTGCCAGCCGCGGTACGGCGTCGCGCACCTGCTGAATCTCGGTCTCGCGCTCGCGCGCACGTCGCACGTCGTGCTGCTCGCCGCGCGCGACGTCCTGCATTCGGGCTGCGTCGCAGCTCTGCTCGCGGCGCTCGAGCGCGAGCCCGACGCGCTCGCGGTGCTGGTTGCGGCGCGCCGCCGCGATCCGAGCGGCGCCGAGCTCGGCGAATCCGCGCCGGCGCCGGACCCGTCGCTGCGCGCCGTGCTCGCGAGCGACGTGCCGCCGCTCTCCGGCGTGCTGCTCGATCGTGCGCGCGCGCTCGCCGCAGGCGGAATCGATCCGTCGCTGCGCCATGCGTACGCGCAGGATCTGTGGCTGCGCCTCGCGCTGCACGGGCGCGCCGTCGTCGTTCCCGAGCGCCTGGTCGACGTGACCGTACGCGGCGGTCCGGTGTCGTCGGCGGACGCGCGCGCCGAGGAGATCGAGCGCGCGCGCGTTCTGCTGCGCGCGCTCAGCGGCACGCGACTCGAGGAGCTGCTCGTGCGGCTCGCGCCGCGAGACCTGCCTGCGCCCGAGGCGGAAGCGGCGGCGTGCCTCGAGCTCGCGCGCGTCGTCGTACGCGGCGGAGTGCGCGCCGCGCTCGGTGTCGCGGCGGAGCTCGTCGCGCGCGCGTGCGCGCTCGGTGCGACGGTGGCGGACGACGCCGAGCTCGCGCCGCTGCGCGCGCTGCACCCGGGGCTCGCGACGCCACGTGCGCTGGACGCGGGAGCTGCGGGGCACACGCACGCGCCCGCGCCGGGCGTCGCGTCCGCCGTCGCAGCGCCCGCGCGTCCGGACGCGCAGGATGCGGCGACGGGCGGGCTGCGCATCGCGCTCGAGGTCGCGACCCTCGACCGCGGCGGGCTCGAGACCGTGGTCCACGATCTCGCGCTCGCGCTGCGCGACGCGGGCCACGTGCCGACCGTGCTCTGCACGGAAGGCGGCGGCGCGCGCGCCGAGCAGCTGCGCGCGCGCGGCGTCGAGGTCGTCGTGCTGCGCGGACCGGACCGCGAGGCCGAGCTCGCGCGCGTGCTCGCGACCCGCGGCGTCGAGCTCGTCAACGCGCACTTCTCGACCTTCGGCAGCCGCGTCGCAGCGCGGCTCGGCATCCCGGTCGTGTCGACGCTGCACAACGCCTACGCCTGGCTCGGCGCCGGCGTGCTCGACGCGATCCGCGCCACCGACGAGGTGATCGACGGCTACGTCGCGGTGTCGCAGTCGGTGGCGGAGTTCTGCGCCGAGCGCTTCGCGCTCGAGCGCGAGCGCATCGTCGTGATCCGCAACTGCGTCACGCCGCGTCCTGCGTCGAGTGAAGACCGTTCTGCTGCACGGCGCGCGCTCGGCATCGGCGACGACGCGCAGCTCCTCGTCCAGGTCGGACGCCTCGACCCGATCAAGTGCCAGCTCGCGCTGGTCGAGGCGCTGCGGCTGCTCGCCTCCGAGCGGCCGCGTGTCGTGGCCTGGCTCGTCGGCGGCGTCGGCAACCCGGCCTACGCGCACCGCATCGAAGCGCGCATCGCCGCGGCCGGGCTCGCCGATCGTGTGACGCTCGCCGGCGAGCGCGACGACGTCGCGCGCATCCTCGCCGCGGCCGACGTCTTCGTCATGCCGTCGGTGCTCGAGGGGTTGAGCCTCGCCGCGATCGAGGCGATGGCCGCGGGCGTGCCGGCGGTGCTGACGCGCACCGGCGACGCAGCGTTCCTGCTCGGCGAGGGCGGCGCGCGTGGCGACGCCGCGGTGCTGCCGGGCGCGCTGGTCGACGGTCCCGCCTTCCCGGTGCACGTCGACAGCGAGGCGCTGAACGCGCTCGCGGCGAGCGAGGAGCCGCCGCACGCACGAGACCTCGCGCGCGCGATCGCCGAGGTGCTCGACGACCTGCCGCGGCGCAGCGCGCGCGCCCGCGAGCGCGCCGCAGAGCTCGCGCAGGAGCTGTCGCACGAGCGCTGGCTCGCGGCGCACGTCGAGCTGTTCGAGAGGGTCGCGACGTCGGGTGCGGCGCACCGTCAGCGCGCGCTCGCGACCGTGGCGCGGCGCTGCATCGAGCAGGTCGAAGAGGAGCGCCGCGCGGGTCGAGCGCTGGAGGGAACGCTCGATGCGCTCGCGCGCATGCTGCTCAACGCCGTCGCGAACGAGCGCGCCGCGGCGCTCGTGCAGCGCACGCGCACCGACCTCGCGACGGCGCGCTTTGCGCTGGCCGACACCTTTTCGCTGCTCGCGCGCGCGCTCGACAAGCTGCGCATCGGGCACCGCATCCGCACCGCGCTCGAGGGCTTCGCCCGCCGGTCGCGCGGGGACGCCGCGCGATGA
- a CDS encoding cytochrome c: MSFTRCAPLSVLVLAGVLAACDADRDERAVATPGDPKRGERVFALAGGCGCHTPEKGPIGAGGVEIETPFGTFYSTNITSDPEHGIGAWSDAEIARAIRSGELRDGSVEAPVMPYFAYAGMADDDLRDLIAYLRTLPPAAQPNRPHEVDLPLPRLAFRAWRFLFAGSVEAPERAPTERLERGRYLTDHVGICGDCHTPRDQFGAPEGDMYLAGTRLPDGTLVPNITGDRATGIGDWDESDIVSLLQLGMKPDFDNVQGTMAELIDGIAGAPGLGKAPKDDLEAMAAYLKTVPPIHHVVAKQDEGAEGKEG; the protein is encoded by the coding sequence GTGAGCTTCACCCGCTGCGCGCCGCTCTCGGTGCTCGTGCTCGCCGGCGTGCTCGCGGCGTGCGACGCCGACCGCGACGAGCGCGCGGTCGCGACGCCCGGTGACCCGAAGCGCGGCGAGCGGGTGTTCGCGCTCGCGGGCGGCTGCGGCTGCCACACGCCCGAGAAGGGGCCGATCGGCGCGGGCGGCGTCGAGATCGAGACGCCGTTCGGCACTTTCTACTCGACGAACATCACCTCCGACCCCGAGCACGGGATCGGCGCCTGGAGCGACGCCGAAATCGCGCGCGCGATCCGCTCGGGCGAGCTGCGCGACGGCAGCGTCGAGGCGCCCGTCATGCCGTACTTCGCCTACGCCGGCATGGCGGACGACGACCTGCGCGACCTGATCGCCTACCTGCGCACGCTGCCGCCGGCCGCGCAGCCGAACCGTCCGCACGAGGTCGACCTGCCGCTGCCGCGGCTCGCGTTTCGCGCCTGGCGCTTTCTCTTCGCGGGCTCGGTCGAGGCGCCGGAGCGCGCGCCCACCGAGCGGCTCGAGCGCGGACGCTACCTCACCGACCACGTCGGCATCTGCGGCGACTGCCACACGCCGCGCGACCAGTTCGGCGCGCCGGAGGGCGACATGTACCTCGCCGGCACGCGTCTGCCGGACGGTACGCTCGTGCCGAACATCACCGGCGACCGCGCGACCGGCATCGGCGACTGGGACGAGAGCGACATCGTGAGCCTGCTGCAGCTCGGCATGAAGCCCGACTTCGACAACGTGCAGGGCACGATGGCAGAACTGATCGACGGCATCGCCGGGGCCCCGGGCCTCGGCAAGGCGCCGAAAGACGATCTCGAGGCCATGGCCGCCTACCTGAAGACCGTGCCTCCGATCCACCACGTGGTCGCGAAGCAGGACGAAGGGGCGGAGGGGAAGGAGGGATGA